Proteins from a genomic interval of Undibacterium parvum:
- a CDS encoding DUF535 family protein yields MHKPPADAAPSNIQIVDIHHLALSQPHPLSLFTSSALRPVSLYTGVNQSQRGLSYLRETIKISLRAVFSYPTARLWIALWNSSPFHKDLALANPSILKKIFRPYLSRQLTCGARLELVYSHYALIAQQQLGDLVLAAAKAPVTLSQFTGKSGAIYQLELLAATTMEREGELVLQLRNGGHAHDSAQDSVLFSVAFTFFSRAGTSGVAIGCLQGGREPNSLEQIRVATKDMYGLRPKTLLVRLVQQLGLQLQCEDLLLVGNKNRVVTQPLKKGKVFADYDASWQELQAEPRADGDFRLPCVALAEPDMASIPSHKRSEAKKRFGLLSSISQSTCESFFAQDPAQDFLPK; encoded by the coding sequence ATGCATAAACCTCCCGCTGATGCTGCGCCTTCCAATATCCAGATTGTTGATATCCACCACTTAGCCTTAAGCCAGCCGCATCCGCTATCACTGTTTACTAGCTCAGCGCTGCGCCCGGTTAGTTTATATACGGGGGTCAATCAATCGCAGCGCGGACTGTCGTATCTTAGAGAGACGATAAAAATAAGCTTACGTGCCGTATTCAGTTATCCTACGGCACGTCTATGGATAGCGCTTTGGAACTCTAGCCCCTTCCACAAAGACTTGGCACTGGCCAATCCCAGCATCTTAAAAAAAATCTTTCGACCTTATCTTTCCAGGCAGCTAACTTGCGGCGCCCGACTGGAGCTGGTGTATTCCCATTACGCACTCATAGCCCAGCAGCAATTGGGCGACCTGGTGTTAGCCGCAGCTAAGGCCCCCGTTACGCTCAGCCAATTCACAGGAAAATCTGGCGCGATTTATCAACTAGAACTGCTGGCAGCCACCACCATGGAACGTGAGGGTGAGCTGGTTTTGCAATTACGTAATGGTGGCCATGCGCATGACAGTGCGCAAGACAGTGTTTTGTTCTCTGTTGCCTTCACATTTTTCTCGCGTGCCGGAACTAGTGGCGTTGCCATAGGCTGCCTGCAAGGTGGCCGCGAGCCGAATAGTCTAGAACAGATACGTGTGGCCACCAAGGATATGTATGGCTTGCGCCCCAAGACGCTATTGGTAAGATTGGTACAGCAATTAGGCCTGCAACTGCAGTGCGAGGATCTACTACTGGTTGGAAATAAAAACCGTGTAGTGACGCAGCCGCTAAAAAAAGGCAAGGTGTTTGCCGATTACGACGCCAGTTGGCAAGAGCTGCAAGCCGAGCCACGCGCAGATGGCGACTTCCGTCTGCCCTGTGTGGCCTTGGCTGAGCCAGATATGGCGAGTATCCCCTCGCATAAACGCTCAGAGGCGAAAAAACGCTTTGGCTTACTTTCTAGCATTTCACAGTCTACCTGCGAGAGCTTTTTCGCTCAGGATCCAGCACAGGATTTTTTACCTAAGTAG
- the waaF gene encoding lipopolysaccharide heptosyltransferase II: protein MKRALISVDEEMALASSSITVSSHNSRMLVIAPNWIGDAIMAQPLLQLLKQNYPHRAIDVLAPSWVAPVMRAMSEVDHVIESSLKHGSFKFREYLSYAQILRHRSYSEVYVLPNTLKYALLPWLAGIKKRIGYRGETRYGLINVMHHDNRRAPLPMTKFYAALAAKPKTQFALVLPRPVLHVAPAQIETVYTSLGLSGSSKLIVFAPGAEFGTAKRWPASHFARLAQTIKQAHPQAQVVLLGSPKDVDVCEEILSLSPGLINLAGKTSLDQAIAVIAGAALMVSNDSGLLHVASGLNRPVIALYGPTDPEHAPPFSDVAKSVSLHLACGPCKQRECPLGHQDCMQKISSEHVWTLLQPMLDA, encoded by the coding sequence ATGAAGCGTGCCTTGATTTCCGTCGATGAAGAGATGGCGCTTGCCAGTAGCAGCATTACGGTTTCTTCACATAATTCGAGGATGTTGGTGATCGCTCCCAATTGGATAGGCGACGCCATCATGGCGCAGCCCTTGCTGCAATTGTTAAAGCAAAATTATCCGCACAGAGCGATCGATGTGTTGGCGCCGAGTTGGGTGGCACCAGTGATGCGTGCCATGAGCGAAGTCGATCATGTGATAGAGAGCTCGCTCAAGCATGGCTCCTTCAAGTTTCGTGAGTACTTAAGTTATGCGCAAATTTTGCGCCATCGCTCTTACTCCGAAGTCTATGTGCTGCCGAATACCTTGAAATACGCCTTATTGCCCTGGTTGGCTGGCATCAAAAAGCGCATAGGCTACAGGGGCGAGACCCGCTATGGCTTGATTAATGTGATGCATCACGATAATCGACGCGCACCGCTGCCTATGACCAAATTTTACGCGGCATTGGCGGCTAAACCCAAGACCCAGTTTGCCTTGGTTTTGCCTAGGCCTGTGTTGCATGTGGCACCTGCTCAGATCGAGACGGTGTATACATCCCTGGGGCTGAGCGGCAGCAGTAAACTGATCGTGTTTGCTCCCGGTGCAGAATTCGGCACCGCCAAGCGTTGGCCTGCCAGCCATTTTGCGCGTTTGGCTCAGACTATCAAACAAGCGCATCCACAGGCGCAAGTGGTCTTGTTGGGTTCTCCTAAAGACGTTGATGTATGTGAAGAAATCCTAAGTCTATCTCCAGGTCTTATCAATCTTGCCGGTAAAACCAGTTTGGATCAGGCGATCGCGGTGATCGCCGGCGCGGCGCTGATGGTGAGTAATGATTCTGGCTTATTGCACGTCGCTTCTGGCTTGAATCGTCCTGTGATTGCCTTGTACGGGCCGACTGACCCCGAGCATGCCCCACCGTTTTCGGATGTCGCCAAGTCTGTTTCTCTGCATCTCGCTTGCGGTCCCTGCAAGCAAAGAGAGTGTCCGCTGGGTCATCAAGACTGTATGCAAAAAATTAGCAGCGAACATGTCTGGACTTTATTGCAGCCTATGCTGGATGCTTAG
- a CDS encoding peroxiredoxin family protein has protein sequence MKKREFILAAMAASASLLGLPVLAQQTKEAQKEAQKFNLHGLDANGKKLELSDYLGKTVLVSFFTAGCSLCSRDLKLMREFYVGNAKRNFVLLAINIDQEKKDFDDYNKLIALAVPKEQRFPTVWRNAPEHKDNFGVITRQPTHFVINAKNQLVFKREGSFLPNDWDTLWESLDS, from the coding sequence ATGAAAAAAAGAGAATTTATATTGGCAGCGATGGCCGCTTCCGCCAGCCTGCTGGGCCTGCCTGTATTGGCACAGCAAACCAAGGAAGCGCAAAAAGAGGCGCAAAAATTCAATCTGCATGGGCTAGATGCCAACGGTAAAAAACTCGAATTGAGCGATTACCTGGGGAAAACCGTCTTAGTCAGTTTTTTTACCGCCGGTTGCAGCCTGTGTTCACGCGATCTGAAATTGATGCGCGAATTTTATGTGGGCAATGCCAAGCGCAATTTTGTTTTGCTGGCGATTAATATCGACCAGGAGAAAAAAGATTTTGATGACTACAATAAGCTGATCGCGCTAGCGGTACCGAAAGAGCAGCGCTTCCCTACGGTGTGGCGCAATGCGCCGGAGCACAAAGATAATTTCGGTGTGATCACTCGTCAGCCCACCCATTTTGTGATTAATGCCAAGAATCAGTTGGTGTTTAAGCGTGAAGGTAGTTTCTTGCCGAATGACTGGGATACCTTGTGGGAGTCGCTGGATAGTTAA
- the purM gene encoding phosphoribosylformylglycinamidine cyclo-ligase, which translates to MSTSTSATTPATTAVSLSYADAGVDMVAGDALVDAIKPYAKRTMREGVMAGIGGFGAMFEISKKYKEPVLVSGTDGVGTKLKLAFHLNRHDTVGIDLVAMSVNDILVQGAEPLFFLDYFACGKLDVATATDVIKGVAFGCEQAGCALIGGETAEMPSMYPEGEYDLAGFAVGAVEKSKIIDGSKIAPGDVILGLASSGIHSNGFSLVRKIIEVAKPDLNADFHGRSLADALIAPTRIYVKPLLALMASLEVKGMAHITGGGLVENVPRVLGDKLTAILNSAAWDMPPLFKWLQQHGGVADAEMHRVFNCGIGMVVIVAADIAEAAMAQLTAAGETVYNIGSIRARAGDEHQTQVI; encoded by the coding sequence ATGAGTACTTCTACTTCGGCTACTACGCCTGCAACTACCGCTGTCTCTCTTTCCTACGCCGACGCAGGTGTCGATATGGTAGCTGGCGATGCGCTAGTTGATGCCATTAAACCTTACGCCAAACGCACGATGCGCGAAGGCGTCATGGCCGGCATCGGCGGTTTCGGCGCCATGTTTGAAATCAGCAAAAAATACAAAGAACCGGTTTTGGTCTCAGGCACCGATGGTGTCGGCACTAAACTGAAATTGGCTTTCCACCTGAACCGTCACGACACCGTGGGTATCGATCTGGTCGCCATGAGCGTCAATGATATTCTGGTGCAAGGTGCAGAACCCCTGTTCTTCCTCGATTATTTCGCTTGCGGCAAACTCGATGTGGCCACTGCCACTGACGTCATCAAGGGCGTTGCCTTTGGTTGCGAACAAGCTGGTTGCGCCTTGATCGGTGGCGAAACCGCTGAAATGCCTTCCATGTATCCTGAAGGCGAATACGATTTGGCCGGTTTTGCAGTCGGCGCAGTAGAAAAATCAAAAATCATCGACGGCAGCAAAATCGCTCCCGGCGACGTTATTCTTGGTTTAGCCTCTTCCGGCATCCACTCGAATGGCTTCTCTTTGGTACGCAAAATTATCGAGGTCGCAAAACCAGACCTGAACGCCGATTTCCATGGCCGCAGTCTGGCAGATGCCTTGATCGCCCCTACCCGTATTTACGTCAAGCCTTTGCTGGCTCTGATGGCTAGCCTGGAAGTCAAGGGCATGGCGCACATCACCGGTGGCGGTCTGGTCGAAAACGTACCTCGCGTATTGGGCGACAAATTGACTGCGATCCTCAATAGCGCTGCCTGGGATATGCCGCCACTGTTTAAATGGCTGCAACAACACGGCGGCGTGGCCGATGCAGAAATGCACCGCGTCTTCAACTGCGGTATCGGCATGGTCGTGATCGTAGCAGCTGACATCGCTGAAGCGGCAATGGCGCAATTGACTGCCGCCGGCGAAACGGTCTACAACATCGGCAGCATCCGCGCCCGTGCCGGTGACGAGCACCAGACTCAAGTTATCTAA
- the hda gene encoding DnaA regulatory inactivator Hda, translating into MRQMLLDLDAEQPPSLESFVVGQNAELAQLLSLFFARTGSQYGERFVYLWGAAGAGKTHLLHALAESENARYIAPDAPESEFVHDPAISLYLLDDCERLSAAAQIDAFALFNEIRAHGGFLVAAGNHPPMILNVREDLRTRFGWGLIYQVHELTDEDKIDALERSAQARGISISPGVLPYLITHYRRDMSSLTEMLDQLDHYSLETKRPITLPLLREVLNQLYQQQQQSLNAETNAEPNAEQ; encoded by the coding sequence ATGAGGCAAATGCTATTGGATTTGGATGCGGAACAACCGCCATCCCTAGAGAGCTTTGTGGTTGGGCAGAATGCGGAGTTGGCACAACTATTGAGTCTGTTTTTTGCCCGTACCGGAAGTCAGTACGGTGAGCGTTTTGTGTATTTGTGGGGTGCTGCGGGCGCGGGTAAGACGCATTTGCTACATGCTTTAGCCGAGAGTGAAAACGCGCGCTATATCGCACCGGATGCGCCGGAAAGCGAGTTTGTACATGATCCGGCGATTAGCCTGTATCTGCTCGATGATTGCGAGCGGCTCTCGGCTGCGGCGCAGATCGATGCTTTTGCGCTGTTTAACGAGATTCGGGCGCATGGCGGTTTTTTGGTGGCGGCCGGCAATCATCCGCCTATGATACTTAATGTGCGCGAAGACTTGCGTACCCGCTTCGGCTGGGGCTTGATTTATCAGGTGCATGAGTTGACCGACGAGGATAAAATTGATGCTTTGGAACGTTCTGCGCAAGCACGCGGTATATCAATTTCGCCTGGCGTGTTACCCTATCTGATTACCCATTATCGGCGTGATATGAGCTCACTGACCGAGATGCTCGATCAGTTGGATCACTATTCTTTAGAAACCAAGCGTCCGATTACTCTGCCTTTGCTGCGTGAAGTACTCAATCAGCTATATCAGCAGCAACAGCAAAGCCTGAACGCTGAAACAAACGCTGAACCGAACGCGGAGCAGTGA
- a CDS encoding histidinol-phosphatase, with product MRNIALFDLDHTLIPIDSDYEWGQFLTRIGAVDAEVFARRNADFFAQYQAGTIDPVEYLEFALGTLAQFPREQLDQWHAKFMQEVIQPALLPSALDLIEKHQDQGDLIVIITATNRFVTEPIATAFGVEHLIAAEPERDVDGKITGKLLGVPTSGAGKVHHLQAWLAGQGKQLSDFPVSYFYSDSQNDIPLLSIVTHPVATNPNALLSAHAQTQGWPTLHLFNEQ from the coding sequence ATGCGCAATATCGCTTTATTCGATCTTGATCACACTTTAATTCCCATCGATTCGGATTACGAATGGGGACAGTTTTTGACGCGCATAGGTGCGGTCGATGCCGAGGTGTTTGCCCGTCGCAATGCCGATTTTTTTGCACAGTATCAGGCCGGTACTATCGACCCGGTAGAATATCTGGAGTTTGCGCTCGGTACGCTGGCGCAATTTCCGCGTGAGCAGCTCGATCAATGGCATGCCAAATTCATGCAAGAAGTGATTCAGCCGGCGCTCTTGCCTAGTGCCTTAGATTTGATCGAGAAGCATCAGGATCAGGGCGACCTGATCGTCATCATTACCGCCACCAATCGCTTCGTGACCGAGCCGATTGCGACTGCCTTTGGGGTGGAGCATCTGATTGCGGCCGAACCTGAGCGTGATGTCGATGGCAAAATCACCGGCAAACTATTAGGCGTGCCGACCTCGGGCGCTGGCAAGGTGCATCATCTGCAAGCCTGGTTGGCAGGGCAGGGCAAGCAACTGAGCGACTTCCCGGTCAGTTATTTTTACAGCGATTCACAAAACGATATTCCCTTGTTGTCTATCGTCACGCACCCGGTCGCCACCAATCCAAATGCTCTACTTAGCGCCCATGCCCAAACTCAGGGCTGGCCTACTCTTCACTTATTCAACGAGCAATGA
- the pcnB gene encoding polynucleotide adenylyltransferase PcnB, protein MIKKFIRKILGVKSSADEAAGNRKPKVLSAKEHGIDPKLLSSNAIRVTSTLQENGFKAFVVGGAVRDLLLGVKPKDFDIATNATPEQVKRLFRRAFIIGRRFQIVHVMFGQDLLEVTTFRGPATEAAPKDEHGRVLRDNTFGEQHEDAVRRDFTINAMYYDPASQTVLDYHGGIADIRKKTLRIIGVPEARYREDPVRMLRVVRFAAKLQFTIDAATSAPIAVMAPLINNVPSARVFDEMLKLLMSGHAMACLQQLRKAGLHHGLMPLLDVVLEQPMGEKFVTLALASTDERIQQGKPVSPGFLFASLLWHQVLEKWNAYIAAGEFSIPALHLAADDVLNAQTDALALQRKIGSDMRDIWAMQPRFEKRVGKTPYKLLENTRLRAGYDFLLLRCASGEVEAEIGEWWTAFINGDEVAREELLTAKPKAAAGAAKKRKPRRAPASKPRAAVAADE, encoded by the coding sequence ATGATAAAAAAATTTATACGCAAAATACTCGGCGTTAAGAGTTCTGCAGATGAGGCCGCTGGCAATCGCAAGCCTAAAGTGCTGAGCGCCAAAGAACACGGTATCGATCCCAAATTGCTATCCTCAAATGCCATCCGGGTCACTTCAACGCTACAAGAAAACGGCTTTAAGGCCTTTGTGGTTGGCGGTGCGGTGCGCGATTTATTATTGGGCGTCAAACCCAAGGATTTCGATATCGCCACCAATGCCACGCCTGAGCAAGTCAAGCGCTTATTCCGACGTGCCTTCATTATCGGGCGTAGGTTTCAGATCGTGCATGTGATGTTCGGTCAGGATTTACTCGAGGTCACCACCTTCCGTGGCCCCGCCACCGAAGCAGCGCCCAAGGATGAACATGGCCGCGTGTTGCGCGACAATACCTTCGGCGAGCAGCACGAAGATGCGGTTCGACGTGATTTCACCATCAATGCCATGTACTACGATCCGGCCAGCCAGACTGTGCTCGATTATCACGGCGGGATTGCCGATATCCGCAAAAAAACTCTGCGCATCATCGGTGTGCCGGAAGCGCGTTATCGCGAAGATCCGGTGCGCATGCTGCGCGTGGTGCGCTTTGCCGCCAAGCTGCAATTTACTATCGATGCGGCCACCAGCGCGCCGATCGCGGTGATGGCGCCCTTGATCAATAACGTCCCTAGTGCGCGCGTGTTTGATGAGATGCTTAAATTATTGATGAGCGGCCATGCGATGGCATGTCTGCAGCAATTACGCAAAGCCGGTTTGCATCATGGTTTGATGCCTTTGCTCGACGTGGTGTTAGAGCAACCCATGGGCGAGAAGTTCGTCACTCTGGCTTTGGCCAGCACGGACGAGCGCATACAGCAAGGCAAGCCAGTCTCGCCCGGTTTCTTGTTTGCCTCTTTGCTGTGGCATCAGGTATTGGAAAAATGGAATGCGTATATCGCTGCCGGTGAGTTCTCGATACCGGCGCTGCATCTGGCGGCCGACGATGTACTCAATGCCCAAACCGATGCGCTGGCGCTGCAACGCAAGATAGGCTCGGACATGCGCGACATCTGGGCCATGCAGCCACGCTTTGAAAAACGCGTCGGTAAAACGCCGTATAAATTATTAGAAAACACGCGCTTGCGGGCCGGTTATGATTTCCTGTTACTGCGCTGCGCTTCCGGCGAAGTCGAAGCCGAAATCGGCGAGTGGTGGACCGCGTTTATCAATGGTGATGAAGTCGCCCGCGAAGAATTGCTCACGGCTAAACCAAAAGCTGCAGCTGGTGCGGCCAAAAAGCGCAAACCACGCCGTGCTCCCGCCAGCAAACCGCGCGCGGCTGTTGCTGCTGATGAGTAA
- the folK gene encoding 2-amino-4-hydroxy-6-hydroxymethyldihydropteridine diphosphokinase, giving the protein MSKMQVAAFIGIGANLGDAQASVQQAIQRLAQLPETILKAQSSLFLSAPVDALGDDYVNAVIELSTALSALDLLHALQELELAFGRERPYRNAPRTLDLDLLLYADQSIHTEELTLPHPRMTERAFVLLPLLQLDPFIRIPGKGAAHQFAPGVADQAIRKLA; this is encoded by the coding sequence ATGAGTAAGATGCAGGTCGCCGCATTCATAGGCATAGGTGCCAATCTGGGCGATGCGCAGGCCAGCGTGCAGCAAGCGATACAGCGTCTGGCGCAATTGCCAGAAACCATCTTGAAGGCGCAATCGAGTTTGTTTTTGAGTGCGCCGGTCGATGCACTAGGTGACGATTATGTGAATGCGGTGATTGAGCTGAGCACAGCGCTGAGCGCGCTCGATTTACTGCACGCCTTGCAAGAGCTTGAGTTGGCGTTTGGGCGCGAACGTCCGTATCGGAATGCGCCGCGTACTCTGGATCTGGATCTGCTGTTGTATGCCGATCAAAGCATACACACTGAAGAGTTGACGCTGCCGCATCCGCGCATGACGGAGCGGGCTTTTGTCTTGCTGCCGCTGTTGCAGCTAGATCCTTTTATCCGCATACCGGGTAAAGGGGCGGCGCATCAATTTGCCCCTGGTGTCGCCGATCAGGCAATCCGTAAGCTGGCTTAA
- the panB gene encoding 3-methyl-2-oxobutanoate hydroxymethyltransferase yields MAEYLQDRKAVSLPGLIAQRGQGNKITMLTCYDASFAALMDRCGVEILLVGDSLGMVSQGHSSTLPVTVAEIAYHTASVARGNKSALLVADMPFGSYGTPEAAFNNAVTLMQAGAQMVKLEGGAWLAPTIQFLTERAIPVCAHLGLTPQSVHQLGGYKVQGKTAEAAELLKKDALILQAAGATLLVLEAIPSVLGKQVTDLLLIPTIGIGAGPDCSGQVLVMHDLLGVFPGRKAKFVKNFMEGHSSIDAAVLAYVAAVKDLSFPAPEHCF; encoded by the coding sequence GTGGCTGAATATTTACAAGATCGTAAGGCAGTAAGCCTCCCTGGCTTGATCGCTCAGCGTGGCCAGGGCAATAAAATTACTATGCTCACTTGCTACGATGCCAGCTTCGCGGCATTGATGGATAGGTGCGGGGTAGAGATCCTGCTGGTCGGTGATTCACTGGGCATGGTTAGCCAGGGACATAGCTCGACCTTGCCGGTGACGGTGGCCGAGATCGCCTACCATACGGCGAGTGTGGCACGCGGCAACAAGAGCGCCTTGCTAGTGGCCGATATGCCGTTTGGCAGTTATGGCACGCCAGAAGCGGCCTTTAATAACGCGGTAACTTTGATGCAAGCCGGCGCCCAGATGGTCAAGCTGGAAGGCGGAGCATGGCTTGCGCCCACCATACAATTTTTAACCGAGCGGGCGATACCGGTGTGCGCCCATTTGGGTCTGACACCACAATCGGTGCATCAGCTAGGCGGTTATAAAGTACAGGGCAAAACTGCCGAAGCGGCCGAATTACTTAAAAAAGATGCTTTGATCTTGCAGGCCGCCGGTGCCACGCTGCTGGTGCTGGAGGCGATCCCCTCAGTGCTGGGTAAGCAAGTCACCGACCTGCTACTGATTCCCACCATAGGCATAGGCGCTGGCCCGGATTGCTCAGGCCAAGTGCTGGTCATGCACGATTTGCTGGGCGTGTTCCCGGGTCGCAAAGCCAAGTTCGTAAAAAACTTCATGGAAGGGCATAGCAGTATCGATGCTGCCGTGCTGGCCTATGTTGCAGCCGTTAAAGACTTGTCCTTTCCGGCGCCTGAACATTGCTTTTGA
- a CDS encoding ABC transporter permease, whose amino-acid sequence MSISAAVADAFALLFSGDPELWQIVWVSLKTSVLGLALATVPALLAGYLIASSQFRGRRVLIWLVQAALSLPTVLIGLLLYLLLSRQGAFGSLHWLFSQSGIILGQALIAMPVLIALTLSAVQAADPRLAETAITLGARPWQVMLTVMHEVRFGVMAALIYGFGRVISEVGCAMMVGGNIAGQTRTITTAIALETSKGEFAQGIALGVVLIALALLLNAALLLLQGDTPHYGRRR is encoded by the coding sequence ATGAGTATCTCTGCAGCGGTGGCGGATGCCTTTGCTTTGCTATTTTCTGGTGACCCAGAGCTGTGGCAAATCGTCTGGGTTTCGCTCAAGACCTCCGTGCTCGGTTTGGCGCTGGCGACCGTGCCTGCGCTGCTGGCGGGTTATTTGATCGCCAGCTCGCAGTTTCGCGGACGCCGGGTGCTGATCTGGCTGGTGCAGGCGGCGCTCTCGCTACCGACCGTCTTGATAGGCTTGCTGCTGTATTTGCTGCTTAGCCGTCAGGGCGCTTTCGGCTCCTTGCACTGGTTATTTTCTCAGTCCGGCATCATCTTAGGCCAAGCTTTAATCGCCATGCCAGTCTTGATCGCGCTCACTTTAAGCGCGGTGCAGGCGGCTGATCCACGGCTGGCCGAGACCGCGATCACACTAGGTGCCAGACCCTGGCAAGTGATGCTCACGGTCATGCACGAAGTGCGCTTTGGCGTCATGGCCGCCTTGATTTATGGCTTTGGGCGGGTCATTTCTGAAGTCGGTTGCGCCATGATGGTAGGCGGGAATATCGCCGGCCAAACCCGTACCATCACCACCGCGATTGCACTAGAAACCAGCAAGGGTGAATTCGCTCAGGGCATCGCATTAGGCGTCGTCCTGATTGCGCTGGCGCTACTGCTCAACGCCGCGCTGTTATTGCTGCAAGGCGATACACCTCACTATGGGCGGCGGCGATGA
- a CDS encoding VOC family protein, whose amino-acid sequence MISHVFIGITDFQRALAFYTPILQSLDLSLKFCDAEKPWAGWVARDAPRPLFVIGHAFNGQASTPGNGQMIALLAADRKTVRLCHALALENGGVCEGEPGLRPQYHATYYGAYFRDPDGNKLCVCCHAAEAEL is encoded by the coding sequence ATGATTTCTCACGTCTTTATCGGCATCACGGATTTCCAACGTGCTTTGGCTTTTTATACTCCGATCTTACAAAGTCTTGATCTCAGTCTGAAATTCTGCGATGCCGAAAAACCCTGGGCTGGCTGGGTGGCACGCGATGCGCCACGGCCGCTGTTTGTCATCGGCCACGCCTTTAATGGCCAAGCTAGTACGCCGGGTAACGGCCAGATGATTGCCCTGCTTGCCGCCGATAGAAAAACGGTCAGGCTTTGCCATGCGCTGGCATTAGAAAATGGCGGTGTCTGTGAAGGTGAGCCGGGTTTGCGGCCGCAGTATCATGCCACATATTACGGCGCGTATTTCCGCGATCCTGATGGCAACAAGCTTTGCGTTTGCTGCCATGCGGCCGAAGCTGAACTTTAG
- a CDS encoding DUF6151 family protein, producing MTKMHPIQCKCGTVRGQLDGTGVHNRVICYCTDCRAFAGFLGRTAEVLDKQGGTEIVQVAQPRLRFLQGEDRLSAVRLSEKGMVRWYASCCNTPIGNTMADPKVSFIGLIHVSLDHAQMDRDFGTKIAILNTDTALGETKPKQRGLIGVIARFIWIFVTTRISGRYKDSQLFNASGSPRVVPSILTPQELARLKGAV from the coding sequence ATGACGAAGATGCATCCAATTCAATGCAAGTGCGGCACAGTCCGCGGCCAACTGGACGGCACAGGAGTCCACAATCGAGTCATCTGTTATTGCACAGACTGTCGCGCGTTCGCGGGTTTTCTAGGCAGAACTGCTGAAGTGCTGGACAAGCAAGGCGGAACTGAGATTGTCCAAGTGGCGCAACCGCGCCTCCGCTTCTTGCAGGGAGAAGATCGACTTTCGGCGGTGCGCCTCAGCGAGAAAGGCATGGTTCGTTGGTATGCGTCATGCTGCAACACCCCCATCGGCAACACGATGGCCGACCCAAAAGTTTCATTCATTGGATTGATTCATGTGTCCCTTGATCATGCCCAGATGGATAGGGACTTCGGAACGAAGATTGCAATCTTGAATACGGACACCGCGCTGGGTGAGACGAAACCAAAGCAGCGCGGCCTTATAGGAGTCATAGCCCGCTTTATCTGGATCTTTGTCACGACGCGCATCAGTGGTCGGTACAAAGACTCTCAGCTGTTCAATGCATCAGGTTCGCCACGGGTAGTCCCATCGATACTTACGCCTCAAGAGTTGGCGCGGTTGAAGGGTGCCGTATAA
- the can gene encoding carbonate dehydratase — protein sequence MTLPSSSGLTPQQLFENNRKWAAAISAKDADFFKTLASQQNPEYLWIGCSDSRVPANELLGLLPGELFVHRNIANVVVHSDLNCLSVLQFAIDVLNVKHIIVCGHYGCSGVHAAMTGRRVGLADNWLRHVQDVHQKHERYLGEVLPLKQRSDRLCELNVIEQVVNLSQTTIVQDAWERGQPLTVHGWVYGLQDGLLSELGMSISSPDMLAPHLERSLARYQD from the coding sequence ATGACTTTACCTAGCAGCAGCGGTCTTACACCTCAGCAATTATTTGAAAACAATAGAAAATGGGCGGCAGCCATTAGCGCCAAAGATGCCGACTTCTTTAAAACACTCGCTTCGCAACAAAATCCCGAATACCTGTGGATAGGCTGCTCGGACAGCCGCGTTCCTGCTAATGAATTATTGGGCTTATTGCCGGGCGAACTTTTCGTCCACAGAAATATCGCCAACGTGGTGGTGCATTCTGACCTGAACTGCCTGTCGGTATTACAGTTTGCGATTGATGTACTGAACGTCAAACACATCATCGTCTGCGGTCACTATGGCTGCTCCGGTGTACACGCCGCGATGACGGGCCGCCGCGTCGGCCTGGCCGACAATTGGCTGCGCCATGTGCAGGATGTCCATCAGAAACACGAACGTTATCTGGGCGAGGTACTGCCCCTTAAGCAACGCTCAGACCGACTGTGCGAACTCAATGTCATCGAGCAGGTAGTGAATCTGTCGCAGACCACGATAGTCCAGGATGCCTGGGAACGCGGTCAGCCCCTGACCGTGCATGGCTGGGTCTACGGCCTGCAAGACGGTTTATTGAGTGAACTGGGTATGTCTATCAGTTCGCCAGACATGCTGGCACCACATCTGGAACGCAGCCTGGCGCGCTATCAAGACTAA